The genomic DNA CTGACCGAGGGTATCGAGGTTGCTTTCAGAGACCTTGCTGATAAACGTGGAGACCAGGAAGACGTTCAAGATGAGAAATACGACGATGAAGATCGTTTTCGTCTTACTCCAATCCATTCAAGACATCCTCCTTTTGCTCCGTATCCAGTCTGATCCAATTACCGTCGTACTTATAATACCAGGAAGGCTCAAAGTTCAGCTTCCGGCTATCCTCCGGGTTTCGGGTCATCTTGTATCCGACCACGATATCCTGCACGGAATCGAGATCGATGCTCTTCGCGTCCTGGAGCATCGTAATGACAGAGGCACCGCTTGGAAGCTGTTCTTTCGACACAGCGCTCGACGAGAAGTCGCTGGATGAGAAGTCCAGTGTGAAATAAGGGCGGCTATACTTATTGACCGAGTTGGTCCCCACCGTCTCCGTGATTTCCGCCATTCCCTGATCATTGAATACCGGAAGATTCTGGACGAAGAGTCGGTAGGTGACTTTGTTCTGATCCGGATTGATCGAGAAGAATTGGAAGTTCTTATCGGTCCAACCGCCGTGCTCATTGACGAAGCTCATGGTCTCCGTAAGCAGATGATAAGACGGCCACGGCTCGACTCTCTCCTCTGTGGGATACACGAAGGAGAGCGTGTTGTAATCTTTATTCACGGTCATCAGACTGTACACAGAGATATACGTGTCGACATTTCCGTTTGACGAGAGATTGATGCTCTTCCCATCGATAAACAGGGCATTCTTATAATCCTCTATGGAATCCAGGTCGGTGAAATACTGATAGCTGATGTATTCATCCTTCGC from Rossellomorea marisflavi includes the following:
- a CDS encoding YycH family regulatory protein, coding for MNYEKFKSILLTVLVAISIFLTYSLWTYQPRYETIEDQDNPVKVTVGEKRPEDELAPSLIKPFKLLYHQADKTLGTSNQKEIDKVMEDIGTWNVYDFSQVQLSEQDLKEVSKGENRIEIIFPDNVPLSVYSQILNLDSSSVPRADFERIIIDLNDKGLDSSAVFFLPKETKKGTTSVYTARVDQNSVNTFASRYLKKLSLQYTEYMEYALTDDRTIYLPLAKDEYISYQYFTDLDSIEDYKNALFIDGKSINLSSNGNVDTYISVYSLMTVNKDYNTLSFVYPTEERVEPWPSYHLLTETMSFVNEHGGWTDKNFQFFSINPDQNKVTYRLFVQNLPVFNDQGMAEITETVGTNSVNKYSRPYFTLDFSSSDFSSSAVSKEQLPSGASVITMLQDAKSIDLDSVQDIVVGYKMTRNPEDSRKLNFEPSWYYKYDGNWIRLDTEQKEDVLNGLE